Proteins from one Bacteroides zhangwenhongii genomic window:
- a CDS encoding MFS transporter, which translates to MLKQLINFYKVSSPRPCNGEALSSSGSQHLHSDARRLKYLKWSTFLSATFGYGMYYVCRLSLNVVKKPIVDEGIFSETELGIIGSVLFFTYALGKFTNGFLADRSNINRFMTTGLLVTALVNLCLGFTHSFILFALLWGISGWFQSMGAASCVVGLSRWFTDKERGSYYGFWSASHNIGEALTFLIVASIVSVLGWRYGFFGAGIVGLLGALIVWKFFHDTPESQGFPPVNAPKQKEEMSMAETTDFNKAQRQVLMMPAIWILALSSAFMYISRYAINSWGVFYLEAQKGYSTLDASFIISICPVCGIIGTMFSGVISDKLFGGRRNVPALIFGLMNVLALCLFLLVPGVHFWVDVLAMVLFGLGIGVLICFLGGLMAVDIAPRNASGAALGVVGIASYVGAGLQDVMSGVLIEGQKTVQNGVEVYDFTYINWFWIGAALLSVLFALLVWNAKSKEAD; encoded by the coding sequence ATGTTGAAACAACTTATAAACTTTTACAAGGTCTCTTCACCGAGACCTTGTAACGGGGAAGCTTTGTCTTCATCCGGCTCACAACATCTTCATTCCGATGCCCGTCGTCTGAAATACCTGAAATGGTCTACTTTCCTTTCAGCCACTTTCGGTTACGGCATGTACTATGTTTGTCGTCTTAGCCTGAATGTCGTGAAGAAGCCCATCGTAGATGAAGGAATTTTCTCCGAAACGGAACTGGGAATTATCGGTTCGGTATTGTTCTTTACTTACGCCCTTGGAAAATTTACGAATGGTTTTCTGGCTGACCGTAGCAATATCAACCGCTTTATGACTACTGGTTTACTGGTAACTGCTTTAGTGAACCTATGTCTGGGCTTTACCCATTCTTTTATACTGTTCGCTCTCCTTTGGGGGATTAGCGGCTGGTTTCAGTCTATGGGTGCTGCTTCTTGTGTAGTGGGACTTTCCCGTTGGTTCACGGACAAAGAACGGGGTTCCTATTACGGATTTTGGTCTGCCAGCCACAATATCGGTGAGGCGTTGACCTTCCTAATTGTTGCGTCTATCGTTAGTGTATTGGGGTGGAGATACGGTTTCTTTGGTGCCGGTATTGTTGGTTTGCTTGGTGCTTTAATTGTGTGGAAGTTCTTCCATGACACTCCCGAGAGTCAGGGCTTTCCTCCTGTGAATGCTCCCAAACAGAAAGAGGAGATGAGTATGGCGGAAACGACGGACTTTAATAAAGCCCAACGCCAGGTATTGATGATGCCTGCCATCTGGATACTGGCTCTTTCGAGTGCTTTTATGTATATCAGTCGCTATGCTATCAATAGCTGGGGTGTTTTTTATCTGGAAGCGCAAAAGGGATATTCCACGTTGGATGCCAGCTTCATTATTTCCATCTGTCCGGTCTGTGGAATTATCGGTACCATGTTTTCGGGAGTCATTTCTGATAAACTGTTTGGCGGTCGTCGAAATGTTCCCGCCCTGATTTTCGGATTGATGAATGTTCTTGCACTTTGCCTGTTCCTGTTGGTTCCTGGTGTACACTTCTGGGTAGATGTGCTTGCCATGGTTCTTTTCGGGCTGGGTATCGGAGTTCTCATTTGTTTTTTGGGTGGTCTGATGGCAGTCGATATTGCTCCCCGCAATGCGTCGGGAGCAGCATTGGGGGTAGTCGGCATTGCCAGTTATGTTGGAGCCGGATTACAGGATGTAATGAGTGGTGTTCTGATAGAGGGGCAGAAGACAGTTCAGAATGGAGTGGAGGTTTACGACTTTACCTATATCAATTGGTTCTGGATTGGGGCGGCTTTGTTGTCCGTACTCTTTGCCTTATTGGTTTGGAATGCAAAGTCAAAAGAGGCAGATTAG
- a CDS encoding ISAs1 family transposase, which produces MVLILSSAFVFAIAKIRFILLIYKFLCTILLKKKHLDCLRGSIMTHLRKFVSSVPEYRRTSRGNFKHKLEDILMLVILGRLSKCITRAEILQFGKRHLKRLQAKGLFPYGLPSESTLCRVFQSIDDEKMADRMSAFADVFRKEISSSATNIICIDGKAMRGTLYENGRNPDIVSAYSLGSGFTLATDVCKEKSNEIKSVPRLLDKLDVSGCVVTADAMSFQKVIIDKIRDKGADFVIELKANQRSLRYGLEDSIKTATSTDVYKEGPYLEHGRIESRICRIYRGEELIVNREKWNGNLTVIEILTSTEKKSDGKTTSEQRLYISSLDSSAERLSQITKQHWAIESMHWDLDRNLRQDSIKRKAERAARNLDTVQRMVLALIAVWKNRRKKISDKRKGTAEITRELSVSFTKVLHFLAQK; this is translated from the coding sequence ATGGTGTTAATATTGTCTTCCGCCTTTGTTTTTGCGATAGCAAAAATACGATTTATTTTATTGATATACAAGTTTTTATGTACAATACTACTAAAGAAGAAACACCTTGACTGTCTTCGTGGCAGCATCATGACTCATTTGAGAAAATTTGTATCCTCAGTCCCTGAATACCGCAGAACAAGCAGGGGAAACTTCAAACACAAACTTGAAGACATACTCATGCTTGTCATATTGGGGAGGCTCAGCAAGTGTATTACCAGAGCTGAAATACTTCAATTTGGCAAACGCCACTTGAAACGCCTGCAGGCGAAAGGGCTATTTCCATATGGTTTGCCGTCAGAATCTACGCTTTGCCGTGTGTTTCAAAGCATAGACGATGAAAAGATGGCTGACCGAATGTCTGCTTTTGCAGACGTTTTCCGCAAGGAAATATCCTCTTCGGCAACTAATATCATTTGTATTGATGGCAAGGCCATGCGAGGTACCTTGTACGAGAACGGACGTAACCCTGATATCGTATCTGCATACTCACTTGGTTCGGGCTTTACTCTGGCTACTGATGTTTGCAAGGAGAAAAGTAATGAAATCAAATCCGTGCCCCGGTTATTGGACAAACTAGACGTGTCAGGATGTGTAGTCACAGCAGATGCCATGTCATTCCAAAAGGTAATAATAGACAAGATTAGAGATAAAGGAGCAGACTTCGTGATCGAACTCAAGGCGAATCAAAGATCTTTGCGTTATGGCCTTGAAGACTCTATAAAGACCGCCACCTCCACTGATGTCTACAAGGAAGGTCCATACTTGGAACATGGTAGGATTGAGTCAAGGATATGCCGTATATACCGTGGGGAAGAACTTATTGTCAACAGAGAAAAATGGAATGGCAATTTGACAGTTATAGAAATACTCACATCTACCGAGAAAAAGTCTGATGGCAAGACTACATCTGAACAGCGACTGTACATTTCAAGCCTGGATAGCAGTGCAGAGCGGCTTAGTCAGATAACCAAACAGCATTGGGCTATTGAAAGCATGCACTGGGATCTTGACCGAAACCTTCGGCAGGACAGTATAAAGCGTAAGGCTGAACGGGCGGCTAGAAACCTCGACACAGTTCAAAGGATGGTATTGGCACTGATTGCTGTTTGGAAGAACAGAAGGAAAAAAATATCAGATAAGCGAAAAGGTACAGCTGAGATAACAAGGGAATTATCGGTAAGCTTCACTAAGGTGTTACATTTTCTGGCTCAAAAATGA
- a CDS encoding DUF2490 domain-containing protein encodes MSRILLNTRIWLLMLLFGIVSSVYAQDDDFTTWTKFKVNHKIDSRFSVSGDVELRTKDDMNKWDRWGLTVGGDYRAYSFLKLGVAYETHLCDLGDSGWKFRHRYHLSATASFRYQWLKVSLRERFQQTFDSGDAETRLRSRLKLSYAPTKGIVSPYFSVELYQSLDDAPFWRAARMRYRPGIELNLAKRWSLDAFYCYQYESSKGKHIAGIEVGYSF; translated from the coding sequence ATGAGTAGAATATTATTAAATACAAGGATTTGGCTATTAATGCTATTGTTTGGTATCGTTTCTTCTGTTTATGCACAAGATGATGATTTCACAACTTGGACGAAATTTAAAGTAAATCATAAGATTGATTCCCGGTTTTCTGTTTCCGGTGATGTGGAACTGCGTACAAAGGATGATATGAATAAGTGGGATCGTTGGGGGCTTACTGTTGGAGGCGACTATCGGGCATATTCCTTTTTGAAATTGGGAGTTGCTTATGAAACTCATCTTTGTGATTTAGGGGATTCGGGCTGGAAATTCAGACATCGCTATCATTTAAGTGCTACGGCAAGTTTTCGCTATCAGTGGTTGAAAGTTTCTTTACGGGAAAGATTTCAACAGACTTTTGATAGTGGTGATGCAGAAACTCGTTTACGCTCTCGTTTGAAGTTATCTTATGCACCTACAAAAGGAATTGTTTCCCCTTACTTTTCTGTTGAACTTTACCAAAGTCTGGATGATGCACCTTTTTGGAGAGCGGCTCGTATGCGTTATCGTCCGGGAATAGAACTAAATTTGGCTAAACGCTGGTCGTTGGATGCTTTTTATTGTTATCAGTATGAATCTTCAAAAGGAAAACATATTGCCGGAATAGAAGTAGGCTATTCTTTTTAA
- a CDS encoding DUF3791 domain-containing protein, translated as MTDEARQNILDEKFSHIIVALSEQHNISIEQAMDIFYNSTTSQLIEEGVADLHCRSSKYLADVIWDEYMANETNQNKNNKEF; from the coding sequence ATGACGGATGAAGCAAGACAGAATATACTTGATGAAAAATTCTCACACATCATTGTAGCACTAAGCGAACAACATAATATTTCCATTGAACAAGCTATGGATATATTCTATAATTCTACTACTTCCCAACTTATTGAAGAGGGAGTTGCCGACCTGCATTGCCGTAGCAGCAAATATCTTGCTGATGTGATTTGGGATGAGTATATGGCAAATGAAACCAATCAAAACAAAAATAATAAAGAATTTTGA